The following proteins come from a genomic window of Candidatus Palauibacter polyketidifaciens:
- a CDS encoding DEAD/DEAH box helicase gives MSQEGHPFAQLGLSPDLVEAVARAGYVEPTGIQRQAIPAILAGRDVLGTAHTGTGKTAAFTLPAVQRLVATESSTAPRGLVITPTRELAQQVGAAVTTYGASSSIESVVVHGGTPLGPEKAELSFGCDVLVATPGRLLDHIKRGNADLSRVQVLVLDEADRMLDMGFIDDVKEIVRHTPDDRQTLLFSATMPDGVRWLAHQLMTDPEEVQVGRETAAEGIRQVLHPVDWSQKHALLHHLLGEWPEGQVLVFTRTRVTATYLADYLRSHDVAVAGLHGGKHQDQRDKALRRFREGSIRVLVATNVAARGLDIRGIRHVVNFDVPEDPRDYVHRVGRTARGDDTGDAITLMASSDWVEIRAIERLLGDTIERRVIPGFEPDVEPPPPEAPEVERPEPTALRRGIRRRR, from the coding sequence ATGAGTCAGGAAGGGCACCCCTTCGCCCAACTCGGTCTCTCCCCCGACCTCGTCGAGGCCGTGGCAAGGGCGGGCTACGTCGAGCCCACCGGGATCCAGCGCCAGGCGATCCCCGCCATCCTCGCCGGCCGCGACGTGCTTGGCACCGCCCACACGGGTACCGGCAAGACGGCGGCCTTCACCCTCCCGGCCGTGCAGAGGCTTGTGGCCACGGAGTCGTCCACCGCCCCGCGGGGCCTCGTCATCACGCCGACGCGGGAACTGGCGCAGCAGGTCGGGGCGGCGGTCACGACATACGGCGCGTCGTCCTCCATCGAGTCCGTCGTCGTCCACGGCGGCACCCCGCTCGGGCCCGAGAAGGCGGAACTCTCGTTCGGGTGCGACGTGCTCGTCGCCACGCCGGGTCGGTTGCTGGACCACATCAAGCGCGGGAACGCGGACCTGTCCCGCGTCCAGGTCCTCGTGCTCGACGAAGCCGACCGCATGCTCGACATGGGGTTCATCGACGACGTGAAGGAGATCGTTCGCCACACGCCGGACGACCGGCAGACGCTCCTCTTCTCGGCGACGATGCCGGACGGCGTCCGCTGGCTCGCCCATCAACTGATGACTGACCCCGAGGAGGTACAGGTCGGTCGGGAGACCGCGGCGGAGGGCATCCGCCAGGTTCTCCATCCGGTGGACTGGTCGCAGAAGCATGCCCTCCTTCACCACCTGCTCGGCGAGTGGCCGGAGGGGCAGGTGCTCGTCTTCACGCGGACGCGGGTGACGGCGACCTACCTCGCCGACTATCTGCGGTCGCACGACGTCGCCGTGGCGGGGTTGCACGGCGGCAAGCACCAGGACCAGCGCGACAAGGCGCTGCGCCGGTTCCGCGAAGGCTCGATCCGCGTCCTCGTCGCCACCAACGTGGCCGCGAGAGGCCTGGATATCCGCGGCATCCGCCACGTGGTGAACTTCGACGTGCCCGAAGACCCCAGAGACTACGTGCACCGCGTCGGCCGCACCGCGCGCGGCGACGACACCGGCGACGCCATCACGCTCATGGCCTCGAGCGACTGGGTCGAGATCAGAGCGATCGAGCGCCTCCTGGGCGACACGATCGAGCGGCGCGTCATCCCGGGTTTCGAACCCGATGTGGAGCCGCCGCCCCCGGAGGCGCCGGAGGTCGAGCGCCCCGAGCCCACGGCCCTGAGGCGCGGGATCCGACGCCGGCGATAG
- a CDS encoding cytochrome c oxidase assembly protein: protein MQWWCAAQSIPWDWSWRPYPGVWLFIAFVCLAYRAFTRGAAPSRLEIARFAGGALALWIALDWPVGALGSGYLASVHMVQFLLIALLAPPLLIAGLPREALERVRGGRATSVLEFLARPLIALLFFHAIVVATHWPEVVDGLMASQAGSLALDMAWLGGGLAFWWPVVSPVPHRPRFPLGVRICYLIASTVLMTLPYVFLTFAELPFYATYELAPPVGTLSAGEDQRLAGLIMRIGGGTILWTAAGVVFWFWYRSENDAAR from the coding sequence ATGCAATGGTGGTGTGCGGCCCAGAGCATCCCGTGGGACTGGTCGTGGCGCCCCTATCCGGGCGTCTGGCTCTTCATCGCGTTCGTGTGCCTCGCCTATCGCGCCTTCACGCGTGGCGCCGCGCCTTCGCGACTCGAGATCGCCCGGTTCGCCGGCGGGGCGCTCGCACTCTGGATCGCGCTGGACTGGCCGGTGGGCGCGCTGGGCTCGGGATACCTGGCTTCGGTGCACATGGTGCAGTTCCTCCTCATCGCGCTGCTCGCCCCGCCTCTCCTCATCGCGGGGCTTCCCCGCGAGGCGCTGGAGCGAGTGCGCGGCGGCAGGGCCACCTCCGTCCTCGAGTTCCTCGCGCGACCGCTCATCGCGCTGCTCTTCTTCCACGCGATCGTCGTCGCGACGCACTGGCCGGAGGTCGTGGACGGCCTCATGGCTTCGCAGGCAGGCTCGCTCGCGCTCGACATGGCCTGGCTGGGCGGCGGACTCGCCTTCTGGTGGCCCGTCGTGAGTCCGGTCCCGCACCGGCCGCGTTTTCCGCTCGGCGTGCGGATCTGCTACCTGATCGCGAGCACGGTGTTGATGACGCTGCCGTATGTCTTCCTGACGTTCGCGGAACTCCCCTTCTACGCGACGTACGAACTCGCGCCTCCGGTGGGCACGCTCTCCGCGGGCGAAGACCAGCGGCTCGCGGGGCTGATCATGCGGATCGGCGGAGGCACGATCCTGTGGACGGCGGCGGGCGTCGTCTTCTGGTTCTGGTACCGCTCCGAGAACGACGCCGCCCGCTGA
- a CDS encoding DUF445 family protein → MEFDWLRALVTVAFGALAGGITNRIAVWMIFHPYRPPKVLGRPVRWLQGAVPKNQKRLADSVGGVVGGALLTPEDITSELRQLESAFRERLRELAVELSEGEQPALADLLPEAALVEVRTILTQILGQGREFLAGTLDSPDFGDESGRLLESIRESLSDESLAQTLEPERIAAIRDTMDGWLARLADSSALEMTVRRHLDEAARQLLRPHRTFEQLIPAGLVAALEHAIKDYLPVAIERLSRLLDDPDARKRIEHVLGELFDRFMQDLRFHQRVVARLVVTEETVTHALDTLREEGADRLGGVLREPEVQTAIARHVNDGVVEFLRHPPSEVIGDAGDPQVESALDALAEWLVKAARDPGSRAFLLDRLEGLLERFGERSWADVLNAVPADRVAASLAAGFRSDAGRVLFDSIAEPMADRLLHTPIGRLGRFLREDAAVRLADTLAAPAWDWIVNRVPEVAKRIRISERISTKIENFSIERIEHLVRDISQREFDLIVRLGYLLGAGIGTGLVILDSLPVLEFLRGLFG, encoded by the coding sequence ATGGAATTCGACTGGCTGCGCGCCCTCGTCACGGTGGCCTTCGGCGCTCTGGCGGGCGGGATTACGAACCGGATCGCCGTATGGATGATCTTCCATCCCTACCGTCCGCCGAAGGTTCTTGGCCGCCCCGTGCGCTGGCTGCAGGGAGCCGTGCCGAAGAATCAGAAGCGGCTGGCGGATTCGGTCGGTGGCGTCGTCGGCGGCGCGCTCCTCACGCCGGAAGACATCACCTCCGAACTGCGGCAACTCGAATCCGCCTTCAGGGAGCGGCTGCGGGAACTCGCGGTCGAACTCAGCGAGGGCGAGCAACCCGCGCTCGCCGACCTCCTCCCCGAGGCCGCGCTCGTGGAGGTCCGCACGATCCTCACGCAGATTCTCGGGCAGGGCCGGGAGTTCCTGGCGGGGACGCTGGATTCCCCGGACTTCGGGGACGAATCCGGGCGCCTCCTCGAATCGATCCGGGAGTCGCTGAGCGACGAATCCCTTGCGCAGACGCTGGAGCCGGAACGGATCGCCGCCATCCGCGACACGATGGACGGCTGGCTCGCGCGGCTCGCCGATTCGTCCGCCTTGGAGATGACGGTACGCCGCCATCTGGACGAGGCCGCGCGGCAACTGCTCAGGCCGCACCGGACCTTCGAGCAGCTGATTCCCGCGGGGCTCGTGGCCGCACTGGAGCACGCGATCAAGGACTATCTCCCGGTCGCGATCGAGCGTTTGAGCCGACTGTTGGACGACCCGGATGCGAGGAAGCGGATCGAACACGTGCTCGGGGAACTGTTCGACCGCTTCATGCAGGATCTCCGCTTCCACCAGCGCGTCGTGGCCCGCCTCGTTGTCACCGAGGAAACGGTGACGCACGCACTCGATACCCTCCGGGAGGAAGGCGCCGACCGTCTCGGCGGCGTGTTGCGCGAACCGGAGGTCCAGACGGCGATCGCGCGGCACGTCAACGATGGCGTCGTCGAGTTCCTCCGGCACCCTCCCTCCGAGGTCATCGGCGACGCGGGCGATCCCCAGGTCGAGAGCGCGCTCGATGCCTTGGCGGAGTGGCTCGTGAAGGCGGCGCGGGACCCGGGCTCGCGTGCCTTCCTGCTCGACCGGCTCGAGGGACTGCTTGAACGCTTCGGCGAGAGGAGCTGGGCGGACGTGCTGAATGCGGTTCCAGCCGACCGAGTGGCGGCCTCGCTCGCCGCGGGCTTTCGGTCCGACGCGGGACGCGTCCTCTTCGACTCGATCGCCGAGCCGATGGCGGACCGGCTCCTTCACACGCCGATCGGGCGGCTCGGGCGTTTCCTGCGCGAGGACGCCGCGGTACGGCTGGCGGATACGCTGGCTGCGCCCGCATGGGACTGGATCGTAAACCGGGTGCCTGAGGTGGCGAAGCGGATCCGGATCTCCGAACGTATCTCGACGAAGATCGAGAACTTTTCCATCGAGCGGATCGAACACCTTGTTCGCGATATCAGCCAGCGCGAATTCGACCTCATTGTGCGGCTCGGATACCTGCTCGGCGCCGGCATCGGCACCGGGCTCGTGATTCTGGATTCCCTCCCGGTACTCGAGTTTCTCCGGGGGCTGTTCGGATGA
- a CDS encoding long-chain fatty acid--CoA ligase, with product MQASSPLPDDYRPGTLPDLFLDGLSRPRDDAARTRGADGVWVSTSTDDIGRRARAIALGLRTRGFEAGDRIAILSQTRLEWALADWGIVMAGLTSVPVYPVLPADQVRYILADSGARAVFVEDQEQLDKVAEVEHDLPALELAIAFGPVTAPEGSSLAAMQLDALSDLGESAPESLASTYETHARKTRPEDLATLIYTSGTTGDPKGVMLTHANFHSNADMALRVFPIDSTHVALALLPLAHVFERTVGHYIMWRAGVTVAYAESPNTVARDLGEVSPTFMAAVPRVFEKVLERAEATAREAGGAKQKIFNWARRVGEARAMAELEGRRVGPGLQLQSALADRLVFSKLRARTGGEVRYFVSGGAPLSPAVARFFFAARLPIVEGYGLTETSPAVSFNPIDAIRLGTVGKPIPGTEIRIAEDGEILIRGPQIMAGYYNKPGATVEAIDGDRWFHTGDVGEIDEDGYLRITDRKKDLIITAYGKNIAPQPVEAEIKRHPMVAEAVMLGDGRKFPIVIVVPEFEAVRPELHGVEEAADADLVTDARTREMIEGAVRERCRDFAHYERPRDVLLVPGPFTVEGGELTPTLKVKRRVIETRFAGAIEALYERAEDAMSGREREQDRP from the coding sequence GTGCAAGCCTCGAGCCCGCTCCCGGACGACTATCGGCCCGGCACCTTGCCGGACCTCTTCCTCGACGGGCTCTCGCGGCCGCGGGATGATGCGGCGCGGACGCGGGGAGCGGACGGCGTCTGGGTTTCGACCTCCACCGATGACATCGGACGCCGCGCCCGCGCCATCGCGCTCGGGCTCCGGACACGAGGGTTCGAGGCGGGCGACCGCATCGCGATCCTCTCGCAGACCCGCCTCGAGTGGGCCCTGGCCGACTGGGGCATCGTCATGGCGGGGCTCACTTCCGTCCCCGTCTATCCGGTGCTTCCCGCCGACCAGGTTCGCTACATCCTCGCGGACTCCGGTGCGCGAGCCGTATTCGTGGAAGACCAGGAGCAGCTGGACAAGGTCGCGGAGGTAGAACACGACCTCCCCGCTCTGGAGCTGGCCATCGCCTTCGGGCCCGTGACCGCACCCGAGGGCTCCTCGCTGGCCGCGATGCAGCTGGACGCCCTCTCCGATCTCGGCGAGTCCGCGCCCGAATCGCTCGCGTCGACCTACGAAACGCACGCCCGAAAGACGCGTCCGGAAGATCTGGCGACGCTCATCTACACCTCGGGCACGACCGGCGACCCGAAGGGCGTGATGCTCACGCACGCCAACTTCCATTCGAACGCGGACATGGCGCTGCGGGTCTTCCCGATCGACTCCACCCACGTGGCCCTCGCGCTCCTGCCCCTCGCGCACGTGTTCGAGCGCACGGTCGGCCACTACATCATGTGGCGGGCGGGGGTCACCGTGGCGTACGCGGAGTCCCCCAACACGGTGGCCCGGGACCTCGGCGAGGTCTCGCCCACCTTCATGGCCGCCGTTCCGCGCGTGTTCGAGAAGGTGCTCGAGAGGGCCGAAGCCACCGCCCGGGAGGCGGGGGGCGCGAAGCAGAAGATCTTCAACTGGGCGCGTCGCGTCGGCGAAGCCCGCGCGATGGCGGAACTCGAGGGTCGCCGGGTCGGGCCGGGTCTCCAGCTCCAGTCCGCGCTCGCCGACCGCCTCGTGTTCTCGAAGCTGCGCGCCCGCACCGGAGGGGAGGTCCGCTACTTCGTGAGCGGCGGAGCCCCCCTCTCTCCCGCCGTGGCCCGCTTCTTCTTCGCCGCGCGCCTGCCCATCGTCGAGGGTTACGGGCTCACGGAGACCTCGCCCGCCGTCAGCTTCAATCCGATCGACGCCATCCGACTCGGCACGGTCGGGAAACCGATCCCAGGCACCGAAATCCGGATCGCCGAGGACGGAGAGATCCTCATCCGCGGGCCGCAGATCATGGCGGGCTACTACAACAAGCCCGGGGCGACGGTCGAAGCCATCGACGGGGACCGCTGGTTCCACACGGGCGACGTGGGCGAGATCGACGAGGACGGGTACCTCCGAATCACGGATCGCAAGAAGGACCTCATCATCACCGCTTACGGAAAGAACATCGCCCCTCAGCCCGTCGAAGCGGAGATCAAGCGGCACCCGATGGTGGCGGAAGCGGTGATGCTCGGCGACGGACGAAAGTTCCCGATCGTCATCGTCGTGCCCGAATTCGAGGCTGTCCGCCCGGAATTGCACGGCGTCGAGGAAGCGGCGGACGCCGACCTCGTCACGGACGCCCGGACGCGGGAAATGATCGAAGGCGCCGTGCGGGAACGCTGCCGGGACTTCGCGCACTACGAGCGGCCGCGCGACGTGCTCCTCGTCCCTGGTCCGTTCACCGTCGAGGGCGGGGAGCTGACGCCGACGCTCAAGGTCAAGCGTCGCGTGATCGAGACCCGCTTCGCCGGCGCGATCGAAGCGCTCTACGAGCGGGCCGAGGACGCCATGAGCGGGCGCGAAAGAGAGCAAGACCGCCCGTGA
- a CDS encoding SCO family protein: MRPARVGVLGAVVCSVGLAVSACASPDTAIDRTEGTGELRGLALEQPFEVPEFSLRDSRGRRFDFRPETAGSLTLLFFGYTHCPDICPVQMAVLGAALDDLSYADRREIEVVFVTTDPQRDTPDRLRSWLDLFDASFVGLSGELETVNEIQAGFHLPPARIEETSPPPGAGEPYLMGHATPIVAVTGDGVARALYPSGVRQTDWRHDLPLLLRLNRSVSPPAGGADTSGD; encoded by the coding sequence ATGAGGCCGGCGCGCGTCGGCGTGCTCGGCGCCGTTGTGTGCAGCGTCGGTCTCGCCGTGTCCGCCTGCGCCTCACCCGACACGGCGATCGACCGCACGGAGGGCACGGGGGAGCTGCGCGGGCTCGCGCTCGAACAGCCGTTCGAGGTGCCGGAGTTCAGCCTCAGGGATTCCCGGGGGCGCCGGTTCGACTTCCGGCCGGAGACCGCGGGGTCGCTCACGCTGCTCTTCTTCGGTTATACGCACTGCCCCGACATCTGTCCGGTGCAGATGGCGGTGCTCGGCGCCGCGCTCGACGATCTTTCGTACGCGGACCGCCGCGAGATCGAAGTCGTCTTCGTGACGACGGATCCCCAGCGCGACACGCCGGACCGGCTCCGGAGCTGGCTGGACCTCTTCGATGCGTCCTTCGTCGGCCTCAGCGGGGAGTTGGAGACGGTGAACGAGATCCAGGCCGGATTCCACCTTCCGCCGGCGCGGATCGAGGAGACCTCGCCCCCGCCGGGTGCGGGAGAGCCTTATCTGATGGGACACGCGACGCCGATCGTCGCCGTCACGGGCGACGGCGTGGCGCGGGCGCTGTACCCGAGCGGCGTGCGCCAGACCGACTGGCGTCACGACCTCCCCCTGCTCCTGCGCCTCAACCGGTCGGTTTCGCCGCCGGCGGGCGGAGCGGACACGAGCGGCGACTGA
- the cutA gene encoding divalent-cation tolerance protein CutA gives MNDVVAGLVTGPDREQLVRIGRVLVDERLIACLNVVDRVTSVYRWEGEVCEEAEALGILKTTASRSDAVERRIRELHPYAVPEVLFIPVAAGSPPYMEWVTEQVND, from the coding sequence GTGAACGATGTCGTGGCCGGGCTCGTCACGGGGCCCGACCGCGAACAACTCGTGCGGATCGGCCGGGTCCTCGTCGACGAACGGCTCATCGCCTGCCTGAACGTCGTCGACCGCGTGACCTCCGTCTATCGATGGGAAGGCGAGGTATGCGAGGAAGCGGAAGCCCTCGGTATCCTCAAGACGACCGCGTCCCGCAGCGATGCCGTCGAGCGCCGCATCCGCGAACTCCACCCCTACGCCGTCCCGGAGGTTCTCTTCATCCCCGTAGCCGCCGGCTCCCCACCCTACATGGAGTGGGTCACCGAACAGGTGAACGACTAG
- a CDS encoding amidase, with the protein MGEVNRRRFLERMTALTATAVATPATLGAIANAGSRFPGETRASSRVVAGHPDELNLPPAGRPQPAELTEFTLAEAARLLRDGDVGAVELVEAYLARIGRWDARYQAFNTVASRGALEAARTADRTRGRAPLTGVPLAIKDNYFTAGVRTTANSFIFEDFVPDFDATSWARLRDAGAILLGKTQMGPLATTAASTPNGERTTANAWAPHHDDVSPGGSSSGSATAVAARMAASSTGTQTGGSITNPSNAQGLTGIKPTMGRVSLHGILPLTYTRDHPGPLARDAVDAALMLQIMAGPDPADPRSLGLPPVPDYLGAVREDAGGLTHPERGGPVRIGVLPGFLDEPEPPEDPGPDPDPDIDRIGSSFPRRERTQAAYRREVATVEARRRMLATLEEMGAEIVELDFPTHWEALTSFNFNNVRLPERSEIFLEHLRDDVRKFGVSLAPWINGLLLPAAEYVRGSRARLVLLKEVLDEVFGRCDLVTQTAPYPFDMVGLPLIGFPIGFEAGSTGYPRPIGGMFGAEPYAEHHLLAVIAAYQRATDWHLRRPADPGELRPAEGDGGGPRGGADGATGRERLPGRYDLFDVMERGE; encoded by the coding sequence GTGGGTGAGGTGAACCGGCGCCGCTTCCTCGAGCGGATGACGGCGCTGACCGCGACGGCCGTGGCGACGCCTGCAACGCTGGGCGCGATCGCCAACGCGGGGTCCCGATTCCCCGGCGAGACCCGAGCGAGCAGCCGGGTCGTGGCCGGACACCCTGACGAGCTGAACCTCCCGCCGGCGGGCCGTCCGCAACCTGCGGAGCTGACCGAATTCACGCTCGCCGAGGCGGCGCGACTCCTTCGCGACGGCGACGTCGGCGCGGTCGAACTCGTGGAGGCGTATCTCGCGCGGATCGGCCGCTGGGACGCCCGCTATCAGGCGTTCAACACCGTGGCTTCGCGGGGCGCGCTCGAGGCGGCCCGGACCGCCGACCGGACGCGCGGCCGGGCGCCGCTGACGGGCGTGCCGCTCGCGATCAAGGACAACTACTTCACGGCCGGGGTCCGCACGACGGCGAACTCGTTCATCTTCGAGGACTTCGTACCGGACTTTGACGCGACCTCGTGGGCCCGGCTTCGCGACGCGGGCGCGATCCTGCTCGGCAAGACGCAGATGGGACCGCTCGCGACGACGGCCGCCTCGACCCCCAACGGAGAGCGCACGACAGCGAACGCGTGGGCACCTCACCACGACGATGTGAGCCCCGGCGGGTCCTCGAGCGGATCGGCGACGGCCGTCGCCGCGCGCATGGCCGCGTCAAGCACCGGGACGCAGACGGGCGGCTCGATCACGAACCCCTCGAACGCCCAGGGCCTGACGGGGATCAAGCCGACGATGGGCCGGGTCTCGCTGCACGGCATCCTCCCTCTCACCTACACGCGGGATCACCCGGGTCCCCTGGCCAGGGACGCGGTCGATGCCGCGCTGATGCTGCAGATCATGGCGGGACCGGACCCCGCGGACCCCCGGTCCCTCGGTCTCCCGCCGGTCCCGGATTACCTGGGGGCCGTACGCGAGGATGCCGGCGGGCTCACGCATCCAGAGCGCGGAGGGCCGGTGCGGATCGGCGTCCTGCCCGGCTTTCTCGACGAGCCCGAGCCGCCGGAAGATCCCGGGCCTGACCCGGACCCCGATATCGACCGCATCGGGAGTTCGTTCCCGCGGCGGGAGCGGACGCAGGCGGCGTACCGTCGCGAGGTCGCGACGGTGGAGGCGCGGCGGCGCATGCTCGCGACCCTCGAGGAGATGGGAGCGGAAATCGTCGAACTCGACTTCCCCACCCACTGGGAGGCGTTGACGAGCTTCAACTTCAACAACGTGCGGCTCCCCGAGCGCTCGGAGATCTTCCTCGAACACCTTCGGGATGACGTGAGGAAGTTCGGCGTCTCGCTCGCGCCATGGATCAACGGGCTGCTCCTTCCCGCGGCGGAGTACGTGCGGGGCTCGCGGGCCCGGCTCGTCCTCCTGAAGGAGGTCCTTGACGAGGTGTTCGGCCGCTGCGACCTGGTGACGCAGACCGCGCCCTACCCCTTCGACATGGTGGGGCTGCCGCTCATCGGCTTCCCGATCGGGTTCGAGGCCGGATCGACGGGATACCCGAGGCCCATCGGCGGCATGTTCGGCGCGGAACCCTACGCGGAGCACCACCTGCTCGCCGTCATCGCGGCGTATCAGCGCGCAACGGACTGGCACCTGCGGCGACCCGCGGACCCCGGCGAACTCCGGCCCGCCGAAGGGGACGGGGGCGGTCCCCGCGGCGGAGCCGACGGCGCGACCGGCCGCGAGCGTCTACCGGGGCGCTACGATCTGTTCGATGTGATGGAGCGCGGCGAATAG
- a CDS encoding gamma-glutamyltransferase — MMSVAFGSRPPCSVAAPRVALAVLLLLTLPPIVEAQRTAKPVLHGRHWMAITGKPLGATAGARMFHQGGNAVDAAAAMLAATSTMWDVLSWGGETQALVYHPGEQRVIGVNALGVAPTGATPDHYRAEGHENFPPEVGPLSAVTPGTPGGLMTMLAEWGRLSLADVLQPSIEMAEGYPIEADAARRIRNSADDIRQWPSSMAVYFTHPDDVENPGPREGEVFRQPGLKRTLERLVEAEAEALAGGASRKEAIQAAYDAFYRGDIAADFVAGAQAAGALITMEDMANWQVHLEEPVTANYKGIDVYKLTTWVQGPVMLQALNMAEQLDLQAMGYNSANYLHALYQVMNLSFADRDFYYGDPYFPPAEPIEGLLSKDYARARLETIEWDRNDPNAGPGDPYPFQGEENPFADLLERWGTRAAVTTEQGVELSLEDHATLDEDFYLGTTSVQAADAEGWVVSITPSGGWIPAVVAGETGIGLSQRAQSFVLDEADNPYNVIEPGKRPRATLTPGMALKDGRPFLSFAVQGGDGQDQNLLQFFLNVVEWDMNVQQAVEAPNMNSFQMRGSFGQHETRPGRMLLQDATPPWIRSALESMGYDLTFAERTSGPINAIFFDWENDAFWGGSSHHGDDYGIAW, encoded by the coding sequence ATGATGTCTGTCGCTTTCGGCTCCCGCCCCCCCTGCAGCGTCGCGGCGCCCCGCGTCGCGCTCGCAGTGCTGCTGCTCCTGACTCTGCCCCCGATCGTCGAAGCCCAGCGCACCGCCAAGCCGGTTCTGCACGGGCGCCACTGGATGGCGATCACCGGCAAGCCGCTTGGCGCCACCGCCGGGGCGCGCATGTTCCACCAGGGCGGAAACGCGGTGGACGCGGCCGCCGCCATGCTCGCCGCGACCTCCACCATGTGGGACGTGCTCTCGTGGGGAGGGGAGACGCAGGCGCTCGTCTATCATCCGGGAGAACAGCGCGTCATCGGCGTCAACGCGCTCGGCGTGGCGCCGACCGGCGCAACCCCCGACCACTATCGCGCGGAGGGACACGAGAACTTTCCGCCCGAGGTCGGTCCGCTGTCTGCCGTGACCCCCGGCACGCCCGGCGGGCTCATGACGATGCTCGCCGAATGGGGCCGGCTGAGCCTCGCCGACGTGCTTCAGCCCTCGATCGAGATGGCGGAGGGATACCCGATCGAAGCGGACGCGGCGCGCCGCATCCGGAATTCGGCGGACGACATTCGGCAGTGGCCGTCGTCCATGGCTGTCTACTTCACCCACCCGGACGACGTGGAGAACCCGGGCCCGCGGGAGGGCGAGGTCTTCCGGCAGCCCGGTCTCAAGCGGACGCTCGAACGCCTCGTGGAAGCCGAAGCCGAGGCGCTGGCGGGAGGCGCCAGCCGCAAGGAGGCGATCCAGGCCGCCTACGACGCCTTCTACCGGGGCGACATCGCGGCGGACTTCGTCGCGGGCGCGCAGGCGGCCGGCGCGCTCATCACGATGGAGGACATGGCGAACTGGCAGGTCCACCTGGAGGAACCCGTCACCGCGAATTACAAGGGGATCGACGTCTACAAGCTCACGACGTGGGTCCAGGGACCCGTGATGCTGCAGGCGCTCAACATGGCCGAGCAACTCGACCTGCAAGCCATGGGATACAACAGCGCGAACTACCTCCACGCGCTCTATCAGGTGATGAACCTCTCCTTCGCCGACCGCGACTTCTACTACGGGGACCCCTACTTCCCGCCCGCGGAGCCGATCGAGGGACTCCTTTCGAAGGACTACGCACGGGCCCGGCTCGAAACCATCGAATGGGACCGGAACGATCCGAACGCAGGGCCCGGCGATCCCTATCCCTTCCAGGGGGAGGAGAACCCCTTCGCCGACCTGCTCGAGCGCTGGGGGACGCGGGCCGCCGTCACGACGGAACAGGGGGTCGAACTGTCGCTGGAGGACCACGCGACACTCGATGAAGACTTCTATCTCGGCACGACCTCCGTACAGGCGGCGGACGCCGAGGGCTGGGTCGTTTCCATCACGCCCTCCGGCGGCTGGATCCCCGCCGTCGTCGCCGGGGAGACGGGGATCGGGCTCTCGCAGCGGGCCCAGAGCTTCGTCCTCGACGAGGCGGACAACCCGTACAACGTGATCGAGCCCGGAAAGCGCCCGCGCGCCACGCTCACGCCGGGCATGGCGCTCAAGGACGGCCGTCCGTTCCTCTCGTTCGCCGTCCAGGGCGGCGACGGGCAGGACCAGAATCTGCTCCAGTTCTTCCTGAACGTGGTCGAGTGGGACATGAACGTGCAGCAGGCGGTCGAGGCGCCGAACATGAACAGCTTCCAGATGCGCGGTTCGTTCGGCCAGCACGAGACGCGCCCGGGGCGGATGCTCCTGCAGGACGCGACGCCGCCCTGGATCCGCTCCGCGCTGGAGTCGATGGGATACGACCTGACCTTCGCGGAGCGCACGTCGGGGCCGATCAACGCGATCTTCTTCGACTGGGAGAACGACGCCTTCTGGGGTGGATCGAGCCACCACGGCGACGACTACGGCATCGCATGGTGA
- a CDS encoding tetratricopeptide repeat protein, with translation MGGMVWWKIWDSDGRRRRKQPDFYEEGVELVRQELYHEALISFRLSLKYNPRHPATLEQMAVVYTHIGLTDDAVRAYGAALEERPRSTAAHYGLAFLLLKKGAERDASRHLQEFLAYARGDREEPRHLEHARRTLQRLGVPAAESVAH, from the coding sequence ATGGGTGGAATGGTGTGGTGGAAGATCTGGGACAGTGACGGACGGCGCCGACGCAAGCAGCCGGACTTCTATGAGGAAGGCGTGGAGTTGGTTCGGCAGGAGCTCTACCATGAAGCGCTCATCTCGTTTCGTCTCTCCCTGAAGTACAATCCGCGGCATCCGGCCACGCTCGAACAGATGGCCGTGGTGTACACGCACATTGGACTGACCGATGATGCGGTTCGCGCGTACGGGGCCGCCCTCGAGGAGCGCCCGCGCAGCACCGCGGCGCACTACGGCCTGGCGTTCCTCCTGTTGAAGAAGGGCGCCGAGCGGGACGCCTCGCGCCACCTTCAGGAGTTCCTGGCCTACGCGCGCGGAGACCGGGAGGAACCGAGGCACCTCGAGCATGCCCGGCGCACGCTGCAGCGGCTGGGGGTGCCGGCCGCGGAATCGGTCGCGCACTAG